One genomic window of Mucilaginibacter sp. SJ includes the following:
- a CDS encoding DUF5686 and carboxypeptidase-like regulatory domain-containing protein: MQKLISSFLFMIALIFANARADAQNTVITGVITDAADKQPIPNASIAVVGSSQGTSSSVDGRFRLVLSGSYTQVRVSSVGYGEQLKNFLPGREQALNFVLRASSQQLQVVTVHSGKKKKYTNKNNPAVELIRKVIAHKPENRPESYPYQQYTSYEKMIFSLSNLSEKFMHKKIFKNYQFLFREQDSTAIGGKNLLPLYMEEKLSDNFISKQPERKKQVVRATKQVKYDENFVDNQGLQSYFNRMYQDIDIYDNNISLLSNQLLSPISDNAPGAYKFFITDTIRNQTPQLIELSFTPRNTTDMLFEGRIYITLDGHYAVEHAVLSANKNINLNFIRRMETILKFDRSADGKYYLSNSDLKIDFGINKQKGGGIFGERNVVINDFRIAPPKPISFFDGKDVVVEQGADEKSDDFWVKNRLDTLKQAEADIYKNIDSLQTIPSFKRTMDIATLLLAGYKKFNWFEVGPVNTFYSFNPVEGFRLRLGGRTTTDLSKRYYFETYAAYGFKDERMKYFLSATYSINDKSIYKFPQHYVRASFQHDTKIPGQELQFVQEDNFLLSFKRGENNLWLYNDIFRLDYVQEYENHLSFRLGFKKWDQNPAGELRFIDGANNPVNDVRTSEVSAELRYAPNEKFYQGKLYRTPIIDKYPIITLRYNQGIKDLFGGDHNYQNITLNLNKRFYLGRLGYTDVVTEGSQLFGTAPFPLLDIHRANQSYAFQFQSYNLMNFLEFVSDHYAAISVDHHFNGLIFNRVPLLKELKWREVINVKGLWGGVRAENDPSNNIGLLQFPRTSTGAPVTYALDRDPYVEGSVGVANIFKLLRVDYVRRFTYLDHPGIAKSGIRFYVKFDF; the protein is encoded by the coding sequence ATGCAAAAACTAATTAGTTCTTTCCTGTTCATGATCGCACTGATCTTCGCAAATGCACGCGCAGATGCTCAAAACACTGTCATTACGGGTGTGATCACTGATGCTGCTGATAAACAACCAATACCAAATGCGAGTATTGCCGTGGTCGGCTCCAGCCAGGGAACGAGTTCCTCCGTCGACGGAAGATTCAGGCTGGTACTAAGCGGAAGCTATACCCAGGTGCGGGTTAGTTCCGTTGGTTATGGTGAACAACTAAAGAACTTTCTGCCGGGCCGGGAACAGGCCCTGAACTTTGTCCTCCGCGCTTCCTCTCAACAGTTACAGGTAGTGACCGTTCATTCAGGTAAAAAGAAAAAGTATACGAACAAGAATAATCCGGCAGTTGAACTGATCCGCAAGGTGATCGCCCATAAGCCGGAGAACAGGCCGGAGAGTTACCCTTACCAGCAATACACTTCCTATGAGAAGATGATCTTTTCGCTCAGTAATCTTTCTGAAAAGTTCATGCACAAAAAGATCTTCAAGAATTACCAGTTCCTGTTCCGGGAACAGGATTCTACCGCTATTGGCGGCAAGAATCTGCTTCCCCTGTATATGGAGGAAAAGCTTTCCGATAACTTTATCAGTAAACAGCCTGAGCGGAAAAAGCAGGTCGTGCGGGCGACCAAGCAGGTCAAGTATGATGAGAATTTCGTGGACAACCAGGGATTGCAAAGCTACTTCAACCGGATGTACCAGGATATCGATATCTATGACAACAATATCAGTTTATTGAGCAACCAGTTGCTCAGCCCGATATCTGATAACGCGCCGGGTGCTTATAAGTTCTTTATCACAGATACCATCAGGAATCAGACACCGCAGCTGATCGAACTGAGCTTTACCCCGAGGAATACGACCGATATGCTCTTTGAAGGGCGGATCTACATCACCCTTGACGGGCATTATGCGGTCGAGCATGCCGTGCTAAGCGCTAATAAAAACATTAACCTGAACTTCATCAGGCGGATGGAGACCATCCTGAAGTTCGACCGTTCGGCAGATGGTAAATATTACCTGAGTAACAGCGACCTGAAGATCGACTTTGGTATCAATAAGCAGAAAGGCGGCGGCATATTCGGTGAACGGAATGTCGTGATCAATGACTTTCGCATCGCTCCGCCCAAACCCATCTCGTTCTTCGACGGCAAGGATGTGGTCGTTGAACAGGGCGCGGATGAAAAAAGTGATGATTTCTGGGTTAAGAACCGCCTGGATACCCTCAAACAGGCCGAGGCTGATATTTACAAGAATATCGATAGCCTGCAAACCATTCCTTCCTTCAAACGGACGATGGACATTGCCACATTATTACTGGCGGGGTACAAAAAATTCAACTGGTTCGAGGTCGGCCCTGTGAATACCTTCTATAGCTTCAATCCTGTCGAGGGCTTCCGCCTCAGGCTCGGCGGTCGGACGACCACCGACCTCAGTAAACGCTATTATTTTGAAACATATGCCGCGTATGGCTTCAAGGACGAAAGGATGAAGTATTTCCTGAGTGCCACTTATTCCATCAACGATAAATCTATCTATAAATTCCCGCAGCACTATGTCAGGGCCAGCTTTCAGCACGATACCAAAATACCCGGGCAGGAATTGCAATTCGTACAGGAGGATAACTTTCTTTTATCCTTTAAGCGCGGTGAGAATAACCTCTGGCTGTATAACGACATCTTCAGGCTGGATTATGTACAGGAATATGAGAACCACCTTTCTTTCCGGTTGGGCTTTAAAAAATGGGATCAGAACCCGGCGGGCGAGCTGCGCTTTATTGACGGCGCGAATAATCCGGTGAACGATGTAAGGACCTCGGAGGTATCCGCTGAACTGCGATATGCCCCGAATGAGAAATTTTACCAGGGTAAGCTTTACCGGACCCCCATCATCGATAAATACCCGATCATCACGCTACGGTATAACCAGGGTATCAAAGACCTTTTCGGCGGCGATCATAATTACCAGAATATCACCCTTAACCTGAACAAACGTTTCTACCTCGGCCGTTTGGGCTATACCGATGTGGTAACTGAAGGTAGTCAACTGTTCGGAACCGCACCGTTCCCCTTGCTGGATATCCATCGTGCGAATCAAAGCTATGCTTTCCAGTTCCAGTCCTATAACCTGATGAACTTCCTGGAGTTCGTGAGCGATCATTACGCCGCGATCAGCGTAGACCACCATTTTAACGGTTTGATCTTTAACCGCGTACCCTTGCTGAAAGAACTTAAATGGCGTGAGGTCATCAATGTGAAAGGACTTTGGGGCGGCGTCCGCGCGGAAAATGATCCCTCGAACAACATAGGCCTGTTGCAATTTCCGAGGACAAGCACGGGTGCTCCGGTAACCTATGCACTGGACCGCGACCCGTACGTGGAAGGCAGTGTCGGGGTAGCCAATATCTTCAAATTACTCAGGGTGGACTACGTGAGGCGGTTCACTTACCTCGATCACCCGGGTATCGCCAAAAGCGGTATCAGGTTTTACGTAAAATTCGATTTCTGA
- a CDS encoding cytochrome ubiquinol oxidase subunit I yields MNDLIAARSQMALSLGFHIVFSCIGMVMPFFMATAHYKFLRTGEVRYRNVAKAWSKGVAIFFATGAVSGTALSFELGLLWPGFMKYAGPIIGMPFSLEGTAFFIEAIALGFFLYGWKRLNAWFHWFTGIVVGLTGILSGVLVVSANSWMNSPAGFTYHNGIFGEIDPLAAMFNPGWFSQALHMAIAAFAATGFAVAGIHALMLLKNKNTEFHLTAFRISIVFAIVAALIQPFSGDISAKFVAKNQPAKLAAMEAHFKTESNASLIIGGIPDEKKEAVNYALKVPGMLSLMVYGNTKGTVTGLDKIAPANKPPVPIVHYAFQIMVGLGMFMAGLAVLYLIAIWKKRSWLSRKWFRWLFVLATPAGFIAVEAGWTVTEVGRQPWIIQGIMRTKDAVTPMPGISYSFYLFTLVYFTLSIAVIFLLLRQIRMVPELYDQNQ; encoded by the coding sequence ATGAACGATCTTATAGCTGCACGATCACAAATGGCCTTATCATTGGGCTTCCATATTGTTTTTTCCTGTATCGGAATGGTTATGCCGTTCTTCATGGCGACCGCCCACTACAAATTTCTCCGTACCGGGGAGGTACGCTACCGTAATGTAGCTAAAGCCTGGAGCAAGGGCGTCGCTATTTTCTTTGCTACCGGGGCGGTTTCAGGAACTGCGTTATCGTTTGAGCTTGGTTTGTTATGGCCGGGATTCATGAAGTATGCGGGGCCGATCATCGGGATGCCATTTTCACTGGAAGGTACCGCGTTCTTTATAGAAGCGATCGCATTGGGATTTTTCCTTTATGGCTGGAAAAGGCTGAATGCCTGGTTCCATTGGTTCACCGGCATCGTTGTGGGCCTGACAGGTATATTGTCAGGCGTGCTCGTCGTATCCGCGAACAGCTGGATGAACTCGCCCGCGGGCTTCACCTATCATAACGGCATTTTTGGTGAGATCGATCCGCTGGCTGCGATGTTCAATCCCGGCTGGTTCTCACAAGCCCTGCACATGGCGATAGCGGCATTCGCGGCAACAGGATTTGCTGTTGCCGGTATCCATGCCCTGATGCTGCTGAAGAACAAGAATACCGAATTTCATTTGACAGCCTTCAGGATATCGATCGTCTTTGCCATCGTCGCAGCTTTGATCCAGCCTTTCAGCGGCGATATTTCCGCGAAATTCGTTGCTAAGAACCAACCCGCCAAGTTGGCGGCAATGGAAGCTCACTTCAAAACGGAATCAAATGCCTCACTGATCATCGGCGGGATACCGGACGAAAAGAAAGAAGCAGTGAACTATGCCCTGAAGGTGCCCGGTATGCTCAGCCTGATGGTCTATGGAAATACCAAAGGCACCGTTACCGGTCTTGATAAGATCGCACCTGCAAATAAACCGCCTGTTCCGATTGTCCATTACGCATTCCAGATCATGGTCGGTTTGGGGATGTTCATGGCAGGCCTTGCCGTTCTGTACCTGATAGCGATCTGGAAAAAACGAAGCTGGCTATCCCGAAAGTGGTTCAGGTGGCTGTTCGTACTGGCCACCCCGGCGGGTTTCATCGCCGTAGAGGCCGGCTGGACGGTTACAGAGGTTGGCCGTCAGCCATGGATCATTCAGGGGATCATGCGCACAAAGGACGCGGTAACCCCGATGCCGGGAATAAGCTATTCCTTTTACCTGTTCACACTGGTCTATTTTACGCTGAGCATCGCCGTGATCTTCCTTTTGTTGCGACAGATCAGAATGGTCCCGGAATTATATGATCAAAACCAATAA
- a CDS encoding cytochrome d ubiquinol oxidase subunit II yields MLTVIIIFLWSSLLVYLLMGGADFGAGILELFARGRHRKGIQQAAYRAIGPIWEANHMWLIIAVVILFVGFPSVYYTVSIHLHIPLVIMLFGIIARGTAFTFRNYDAVHDQMQRVYDRIFIYSSFITPLFLGIIIGSAVGGTIDPGSSDFRSAYLDGWLNWFSVCVGFATVCLCGLLAAIYLIGVVSENNERRYLVRRIRLFSISLLGWGIAALMIAAHRQLPLAGFLWAGTLQQVMTCGSMVSLVMLWIALNRGKIIQMRLAAGGFLFFILVAATHSHYPGILLLKDGSTLSLLEEHAPERTITVLATALLGGSVLILPALVYLLYRFGSKE; encoded by the coding sequence ATGTTAACAGTCATCATTATATTTTTATGGTCATCACTACTGGTCTACCTGCTGATGGGAGGTGCTGATTTCGGCGCAGGTATCCTTGAATTGTTCGCACGAGGGCGGCATCGTAAAGGTATCCAACAAGCGGCCTACCGTGCCATAGGGCCGATCTGGGAAGCGAACCATATGTGGCTGATCATTGCCGTTGTGATCCTTTTTGTTGGTTTTCCATCGGTATATTATACCGTTTCCATACACCTGCACATACCCTTGGTCATCATGTTATTCGGTATCATTGCCAGGGGTACTGCATTTACTTTCAGAAACTATGATGCCGTTCATGACCAGATGCAAAGGGTCTATGACCGCATCTTTATTTACTCCAGTTTTATAACTCCGCTGTTCCTCGGGATCATTATTGGCAGTGCCGTTGGTGGCACGATCGATCCCGGGTCATCAGATTTCCGGTCTGCCTATCTTGATGGCTGGCTGAATTGGTTCTCAGTCTGTGTTGGGTTTGCTACCGTATGCCTTTGCGGCCTTCTTGCCGCCATCTACCTTATCGGGGTGGTAAGCGAAAACAATGAGCGGCGGTACCTGGTCCGCAGGATCAGGTTGTTTTCCATCAGTCTACTGGGATGGGGTATCGCCGCGCTGATGATCGCCGCGCACCGCCAATTACCCTTAGCCGGATTTCTGTGGGCTGGCACCTTACAGCAGGTCATGACCTGCGGCAGTATGGTCAGCCTTGTGATGTTATGGATAGCCCTTAACCGAGGAAAGATCATACAAATGCGATTGGCCGCAGGTGGATTCCTGTTTTTCATCTTAGTGGCCGCGACACATAGCCATTATCCCGGTATATTATTGCTCAAAGACGGCTCCACTTTATCGCTCTTGGAAGAACACGCGCCGGAAAGGACCATAACCGTCCTTGCTACGGCATTGCTTGGCGGCAGTGTATTGATCCTTCCTGCGCTTGTATACCTGCTGTACCGGTTCGGTTCAAAAGAATAA